The nucleotide sequence acCCATCTagtatatataattttatacgtttttaaatattgtggcgggaacttaaaaaatataaatttaaaagttataaattacttcttaGACAGGagtttctgttttttaaagCATAATATGTGATTTTATACATGTAAACATTCAtctatatataaaaaaacttaatacaTAAACTTAACCAACCATCCCAGCCTCTTTTCtgtaattcaaaattcaaatcacAAATCCCATTGCGTTTGCGTGTATACCAGGGAAAACTATCTGGCAACATTGATCGGAACGTCAAACGAGGCACTCAACTTTCGGATTTCGTCATCGCCGTTCTTGTTGGTCGCCATGTTTAGAATGGGCGATGCGGCCTTGTGAGTACTAAAATGCCGAAAATATCCTATAGATTGAACAATTTCTTGATTACGTGGAGTATCTAAATATTCCTCGGAGTGTAAAATCGTCGTTCGTAGTGTTTTTAGTTGCGGATGGCTGCGaattttggagatattttgTGATAATGATTACGGTAAGTTTAGCGGATATACAACGGGATCAATATGGCGTTGCAACACCAACATTCTTTGTTCGagaatttagtttaaattttttctattgcaTTATAACGGCTTAAATTCTATATAAATGATATAAAAAGGTAAATGGCTTCAATTTCAAACTTATTTCTCGCTTTTATACACGAGAAtttagaatataaatttaaatgtcgGCTTGAAATTTCCGGGGTGGctctattgatttttttcgtttttaggCGCTTGTTGACCGAGACACGCCCGCCAAATCGTATTTGTGGAACCGGGATATTCTTAAACATGTATTACGCAACTTTTTGTcataatttacttaaataataagtaattattctaatttttggACTTTCAATTAAGGGcgcgatttttaaaatcattacgTCACAGTGTTGCCAGTGTTGCCGTTAATgggtttttccttttcttttttgattcttttagAAGGGTTTCGGTAAGCGAGTGATCTGACCGTTGTTGTAAACGTTGATATGCAAAAGTTTTCAGTTGGATTTTATATTAATGACATGATACTTAATGATAAACTGAactgaatttcaatttttgtgcTGAGTCTTAATTAATCTTCCTtcttttttcctaataagtcACTCTTCCTAATTCTTATCAAACattgcaaaacaaaaacagtTCTAACATACATAAAACGATTCActtatcaaaaacaaaataataaaaaatatacggagtttcataaaaaaatttatattgcaTAGCATTTGCTGTTACTCAAAGCAGAAAAGTTCTATAAATGTTACAAGGTGCATCCACATTTCATATTGAAATTACAACCTTTTCagcaaaaacatttataatattaaaactttaaccTCATGCTCCAATAGTTTGCTGTACATATGATTCATATTATAGGAACctataattatttgaaaaatgggtATTTGCCAATGTATACGGTGTGAAAATTTTAGTTCTCTGCATTTCTGGGCCTTGGTTATTTGCTAAAACAGAGTGGGTGTTTAATTTGAATGGTACCTaatcaaaaatgcaaaaataatacaaaaaaggtcctaaaaataaaatcaaaatgtgaCATTAACTCTTAAACAATCATCAGTTTCAGTGGCTTTGcagtaattgaaaatttctggaTAAGGTGCTTGAAATAATTGACAAACTGTCAAAAAACAATTCCATGGTTAATACTGTATGGCAGTGATTAGTTCTATATGTCCTCATCACTGGGCCAAATTTCTTATCTAGTAACTTCATATCCTAGATAATTCTCTGTTTTGAAATTAAGAGACTTTAAATATGACCTAAAAAATACCTTGACCTGTTAATGATGATGAGCAGTTTATTACCAAATCAGTGCTTATCCAAACTattccatttatttaatagATGTGTCCTTCATTAATCCAAACTTTagtttcaaagtttaaaattgatatttcaagaaaacatgaaaatgtgACCTTTCTTCTTTTACTCCTGTATTCTTCATTTggcatttgaaaaatttgttttccgtTTCCACATTTGCCAGATATTTGGAACATTTGcttaatatttacaaaatatatgattgacatttttcagtaacTGACCTTCACATTTACAATATATATAGTTAAcatttgacaatttttctGAACATTTGACCATGTTTGCTTGACATGTTACATTTTTGCCTATGATTTAACatgttaaaaagttatttaacaCGCATTTAGAACATTTGCTGAATATTTGATatgtttgaatatttaataactaCTGTAcactacatttttatattactttCTCTGTTCAGATATGCCTTTGGTTAAACCCATTTTAATAtatgggaaaatattaaatagtaGATTTCCTGTATTTTTcagaaagaatatttttttaaaatggtttattagATCCTAGGAACCAGTTCTTAGGAACTTTAATGTTAAATGATTTGGCCAAAATGACCCCCTGGTCAACCTGTATTAGAAAATTGTATGTCCTTGACATGTCAAACTTCACCAAATTTtctatacctattttttttttaatgccttCTTGATAACTGTTGATAATGAAAACCCATTTGTACATTCCATATGATGATTTCATACTTTTGAGAAAGAGGAAACAATCCATTCAATCCTCTTTCACCTGTGATAACTATCGAGGCATTTGTCTgacttttatttatacaaattgaatgttttattGTATAAATTTCTTCTTACATGAGACAGTTTTAATTGTAGCATAGCCAGTAATGAGTGATGACACCCCGGGGGCAGGGCAGGGTGCTCTGCCCCCGCGAGATGGCCAATGCCTTCGCCAGGTGGCAGAGCGCCCTACTACTATGAGATTGACCCAAGTTGCCGGGGGTCAGTATGTATTGACCACACAGCAACATGGAGTACCAGCACTAGCACAGGTAAGGCTATtgctataaatatattttttggtaaaactCACAAGATTTTTGAAGATGAGGCAAAGTGATGTGACTCTTATCATTACAGCTAAGTCCtgggaatttttcaaatgttcaaGGGGGAGTAAGTCGTATTATAAGTATCAGCCCATCTAGAGGGCAAACATCACCTTTAAGACCTAGTTTAACAAATCAGTCCATTGTAAATGTACTGACTAGAGGTAGAGTTACCCCTAATGTCCGTCTTCAGTTTGCGAACATTGATGGTGCAATTGCTAGCACATCATCAGGTCAGTTTCATTTATTCACATTAAATATTCCCAgaacatcaaaattttttcattcatttttcagGAGTCACAACTCCTACTTCTACCCCGACTCACTCAAGGCCCTTAAAACGTCCGGCTCCCTCATCCCCCGAAAAAAAAGATAACTGTTCTGCAAAATTGCAGCGTGTTATGAACCATAGAATTGTCAGATCAAAGTTTGTTAAAGAGAAATATGCTGAACATTTGCTTGAACTCTTTCATCTTGAGACAGGGGGCAATATTCTTGATCTTTATCAATATGCAAAGAGGCCCAAAAGCCAGGCTTACTTGGCATATATGAGGGAGCATGGCATTGACCCTAAAGAGTATGCAGAAGATACGTCTTTAGTTTCAATCCCACACACCACTCCCAGCACCCCATCAGCCACAGCTGTAAGCTCATTGCCAGGCATTTCTGTGAATAATTCTATTCAGGAGCAGCAGCAAATATCCACCCTGCAGACCAGTTTTGCTTCCACTTCATCTAGTTTGCCTGACACCTCAGTTTCCCAGAAATCAACAACCTCACTAGGCTCGTGCAATAGTCAAGAGCAAATTGTGGAGAAAGCCAAACAAGAGGCCCATGTAGTGCAACGGATTAATGATCTGCAGAAGGAAGGTCTGTGGTCTGAGAAACGGCTACCAAAGCTGCAGGAAATGCCAAGAACAAAAGCTCACTGGGATTTTCTTCTGGAAGAAATGGTATGGTTAGCAGCAGATTTTGCCCAAGAGCGCAAGTGGAAGAAAGCGGCGGCAAAAAAGTGCGCTCGAATGGTGCAGAAGTATTTCCAAGAAAAGGCATTAGCTGCTCAGAAGGCAGAAAAAGCCCAAGAGCAACATCTCAAAAGGATAGCTGCTTTCTGTGcgaaagaaattaaagtcTTCTGGAGCAATGTGGAAAAATTGGTGGAATACAAACAGAATACCATATTagaggaaaaaaggaaaaaggcATTGGACCAGCAATTGAGTTTCATCGTCGATCAGACGGAGAAATACTCGCAGTTATTAGCGGAGGGTATGAACAGATCTGCTGCCGATCTACCTTCCAGCAACATATCGTCACGGCCCGCTTCTCGTTCTCATTCTGACGATGAGTTTAATCCTGAAACGCAAAGTGAAGAAGACGACGAAGAAACCATCGAACAAGAAGAAGCGACGTTAGAGAACGCGGATCAGTCGGCAGAAGTCGAAGCGTTACAACGAGAATCTCAGTTGGAATTAAATGATTTGCTTGAAGACGATTTTCTGAGGGATTATCTTTTGAACCGTGATAATATAAGGTATGAACTGGATGGATTAATTCAGTAGTGGTTGTGCTTTTTATGATGTATTTCTTGGTAAATAATCCTTCCATGCCATATTTTTAGGCTTAGTGGGTCTGAGGATTCTGATGACGACAATGAGGATAAGAGGAGTAAAAAGTCAGAAAAAGAGAGCACTAGAAAATCCGTAAAAGAAAAAGTGGTTATTGAGAAAGAGTCTGATTCTGACGATTCTGACGATGAACTTGACTCAGAAATTGAAAGTGATTCTGCAGAAACTCAAGGGTCTCAAACTGACAACCAAAGTCTGAAGTTGTTAATGGACGAAGAGTCGCAAAATGAGGGAGAAAAATCTAAGACTGATGAGAAGGATGACCTTATAAATGACGCTGCCGCGATCGCGGAGAGCATCCAGCCGAAAGGCAACACTCTGTCTTCCACTACCGTTTCCACTAAAGTACCGTTCCTCCTCAAACTACCTCTTAGGGAGTACCAGCACATCGGCTTAGACTGGCTCGTGACAATGTACGACCGAAAACTAAATGGAATCTTAGCTGACGAGATGGGTTTAGGCAAGACGATCCAAACCATCGCCCTTTTAGCCCATTTAGCTTGCGAGAAAGGTAATTGGGGTCCGCATCTCATTGTCGTTCCTACGTCCGTTATGCTCAATTGGGAGATGGAGTGCAAAAAATGGTGTCCAGCTTTCAAGATTTTGACTTATTACGGGTCGCAAAAAGAGAGGAAAATGAAGCGAACCGGATGGACTAAACCAAATATGTTTCACATATGCATCACTTCCTATAAATTGGTTATACAGGACCATCAGAGTTTTCGGAGGAAGAAGTGGaagtatttaattttggaTGAGGCTCAGAATATTAAGAACTTCAAGTCTCAAAGGTGAGTTATTGTATTTGCAACAAGAACCTTGTTGAAGTTTGTTCAGAATGAAACTTACTGTCTACAAATAGAGAGCAATTGGCATTTTGTAAAAGTCAACAACTGTGGATGGGTCAGCCTAgggaaaattttgttattggTAGGATATATTTACCATGTCCACTTGAAATCCCTGTAATTTAtgcattaacaaaaaaaaatgttaaatacgtccgaaatattaataacagTCTTACTAAAAGTTTCAGCGTTTCTTAGATAAATTATTGGGTTTATGTAGAGTATTTgctaatatatgtatatgatgTAAGAAAAATCTGTTCTCACAAAACTTTCTGCACTTTTAAATTCGAAGCTGTAGGTTTTAGATATCGTCAAcagcatttttgaaaaattaacatttaatgCGGTGGAAAAAATTTCGTGAGGCGATATTTTTGTGGCgcaatttagaaaatgaattaatctgaattatttttttgcatcaaaCTTCACGACATTTTTTCAGATGGCAGCTGTTACTAAATTTCCAAACAGAAAGACGACTACTTCTCACCGGTACCCCATTGCAGAAcaatttaatggaattatgGTCTCTGATGCATTTCTTAATGCCGAATGTCTTCCAGTCGCACCGAGAATTCAAGGAATGGTTCTCCAATCCAGTTACTGGGATGATTGAAGGAAATTCTGAATATAATGACAGTATTATCAAAAGACTGCATAAGGTTTGATTTCCCTTATTTAAATGCTTCTGAGAGcgcatcaatttttttttaggtattaAGACCATTCTTGCTTCGAAGACTAAAGTCAGAAGTGGAGAAACAAATGCCAAAAAAGTACGAACATGTGGTGATGTGTAGGTTGTCCAAGAGACAAAGATTTCTGTATGACGATTATATGTCAAAAGCTAAGTATGTTTCAtgctttttttgctttgaaaaaatattttgacttttttcctatttagAACGAGAGAAACTCTTGCCAGTGGCAACTTACTTAGCGTGATAAACGTACTTATGCAGTTAAGGAAAGTATGCAATCAtccaaatttatttgaagtgaGACCCACAATCTCCCCATTTCAATGTGATAGTATAGCAATGCACATACCCTCCATCGTATTTTCAGCACTCCAATATGAGGTCTTCAAAGTGAGTTCAGTTctttataaacatttattttaaataacgcTAAATCTTTCTACAGCATGTCAACCTTTATGCTATGAATCTGGTTCTAATAATGTTGGAAATGCACTTGAGTGCTTACCAGTGCTTCCGCATGCGTCAGTCGGTCAAGAAAGTAATTCCCATCGATCAGGGGATTCCCGACGCTCTACCACTATGCCCTCCCTGTAAACTGAGCATGAAAGTAAGAGTGCGGGACTCCAAAGTAGAGGAAAAGAAAGATCCGCCAGTGGTGCAGCAACAAGTTCATCAAATTCGAAGCGTCACCGGACAATCCAATGTTAAAATGAAAGTTGCAGGGTTGCAGGTGCTTAGTCAAGGAGTAGTCAAAAGTAAGTCCGTTAATTTCCCGTTTAATTTGCATCTTGTGAGTCActaataagttaaaaaatacagtATTTATTTCATGATGATAACACTTACCATAAGTCTTGAAACGGGGTTATCCCACTTTGAAAGCTTGAGGCATTTGTCTGATACGTCATCTAACGTCATAGATTCAAGTCGCCTACACCTCCCATGTTTACTAACCCCTTTTTTGTAGCTGTGCCCCTCATTAACATCTCTCAAGCAGGCGGACAGGTTCAGTTAGGTACCCCCCTAAATGTCACCTCCGTTTTGAAATCCACAGACAAAGTTCCCAGTAGTTTTGCGCAGCTGGTGCAAACCTCCACGGGCAAGCATCTTTTGTTGACGTCAAATGCTAATTTAACGGGAAGTGTGCCCTTTACTCAGACGTCTGCAGGTAATGAATCGTTGGGGAGGTTTATTTGATATAATTCTGAAGTGAAAATTAACCTATTCTGGGGTGgttaattgtatttatttcgGTGTCTATGTATACACAAAATAATCAGTTATTACTAAACATGTCTGTGTACTGTGTTATGGGCGGATAACAATGATTGCTTTTTGGGTCACtctttaaggttttttttcttgGTAATAGATCAAAATCATCGTCATcgatttgaaatatttcatatctaattcattaatttctttcaaCTTCACTTCCGCCAATATTTAGTTGTTTTCCCACTATTTTATACTCATTTTCAAGGAGGCCAAAAACTCACGTTCCTGTCTACCAAACAGCCCATCGTTACTAACTCAAATAGCCCGCAGGTAACCACGGCGTTTGTGAAGTTTCAATTGACTTCTGTTACCACAGGCACCACAACTACAACCTCGGTAGGTAAAGTACCTTTCTAAAGATTTGTattcaaagtttgaaattcTTTCCGTTCCATTAAACTAATATTACACTAGTTTTAAGTTGTTATTTGTCGTTTCTTTCGTGTCTCTACTTTTTAAGGTTTAATAATCCATATTCTTTCTAACAGTTTGTGAAACTTGTAGAATTCCACAGCAACTGCAAGAGGGCTAGGAGAAGAGGGACTGAGACCtgtgaattcaaattttttaggacagttgtattcaaaacaaaacagtTTAGACGTGCGATGGAGAAAAGATGATGGCAGACGTGGATCAAGTCAGGTAAGAAAGTTACGAGGACAATTAGAACGAATGGACAATATtgttttcactaattttgtattcttgtaaattaaatatattgaaaatatttacagtAGCAAAGGTTTGTTATAGTAAgttagttttttctttatataacCGGGACATGGGAGTTTTCCTACCAAGAATCCAAACTGGCACATACTATATATTCTTTATGTAAAAACTAGAGAACAATCATAGGTTTACTATGCTATGAACTCTTCTaaatttgctcatattttaCTTTTCCCAGGTACAAGAAGACTCAAATCCTGACTACAAAAAAAGGCTTCAACTAATGTTGCGTATCAACGAGCGGCGATGCTCTGCGTTACCCCTGTATGGAAAAGATTTCCATGAcgtcattaaaatttataagccAAACGCGTTGTATCCGTGGGACGGAGGCCACATAAGCTGTCTGAACACCCTCTTCGGCATAAATCTGGAAGAAGCTTCCGCTTTCCTGCGTGATGCCTTGTACAATCCGGAGCGCAGGATCGAGCAGTTGAAGGAAATTTGTGATAGGTTTGTGTTTCTGTAGTGTTTAGTTAGATTTGCTCTTCCTGATCCAATGAggttaaattatttgttttataaccTCAATTTACCTGGAAGTATAGTAAATGCTAGCTTACCAAGCAAGACTCCTGTTGACTTGGGGTTTATGCATGAATGTTACCTACATTAAAGAAGTTTTCAAGATATCCGAAAATCGTTTGAATCTTAAGCTGCGACTTAACAAGATGTCGtttcagatttattttttacgtacCTTCCGTGAAAGCAAACGAACCTCAGTTGAGGGTGTGGCATCCTCCGCCTAGCGATTACTGGACACGAATAGAAGAAAAGCGTCGAATTCAGCAAATCTTTTCTAAGCCGGCCACTCCTCTTCACCTTATCGCTTCCGCCATGGTCACGCAGTTCCCCGATCCGAGACTGATACAATACGACTGCGGGAAGTTACAAACGTTGGACAGACTATTGAGACAACTGAAATCGGGCAGCCATCGGGTGCTGATTTTCACGCAAATGACCAAGATGCTGGATGTATTAGAggcgtttttaaattttcacggCCATATTTATTTGAGGCTAGATGGTAGCACAAAAGTGGATCAACGACAGGTGCGATTTCTGTTTGTTTGTTGTCACAGTTGATGAAAATGACtattttcaggttttaatgGAAAGGTTCAATGGAGACAAACGAATATTCGCATTTATTCTCTCGACTCGATCGGGAGGAGTAGGCGTGAACCTTACTGGAGCCGACACTGTGATATTTTACGACTCTGATTGGAATCCTACTATGGATGCTCAGGCTCAAGATAGGTGCCACAGGATAGGACAAACCAGGGACGTCCACATTTATCGGCTTGTAAGTGAAAGGACCGTGGAAGAGAACATCTTAAAGAAGGCGAATCAGAAAAGGTTGCTTGGAGATTTGGCTATCGAAGGCGGAAATTTCACCACAGCCTATTTCAAGAGTGTATGttagttttctttttctttgtcCGG is from Euwallacea similis isolate ESF13 chromosome 14, ESF131.1, whole genome shotgun sequence and encodes:
- the dom gene encoding helicase domino isoform X1; the encoded protein is MSDDTPGAGQGALPPRDGQCLRQVAERPTTMRLTQVAGGQYVLTTQQHGVPALAQLSPGNFSNVQGGVSRIISISPSRGQTSPLRPSLTNQSIVNVLTRGRVTPNVRLQFANIDGAIASTSSGVTTPTSTPTHSRPLKRPAPSSPEKKDNCSAKLQRVMNHRIVRSKFVKEKYAEHLLELFHLETGGNILDLYQYAKRPKSQAYLAYMREHGIDPKEYAEDTSLVSIPHTTPSTPSATAVSSLPGISVNNSIQEQQQISTLQTSFASTSSSLPDTSVSQKSTTSLGSCNSQEQIVEKAKQEAHVVQRINDLQKEGLWSEKRLPKLQEMPRTKAHWDFLLEEMVWLAADFAQERKWKKAAAKKCARMVQKYFQEKALAAQKAEKAQEQHLKRIAAFCAKEIKVFWSNVEKLVEYKQNTILEEKRKKALDQQLSFIVDQTEKYSQLLAEGMNRSAADLPSSNISSRPASRSHSDDEFNPETQSEEDDEETIEQEEATLENADQSAEVEALQRESQLELNDLLEDDFLRDYLLNRDNIRLSGSEDSDDDNEDKRSKKSEKESTRKSVKEKVVIEKESDSDDSDDELDSEIESDSAETQGSQTDNQSLKLLMDEESQNEGEKSKTDEKDDLINDAAAIAESIQPKGNTLSSTTVSTKVPFLLKLPLREYQHIGLDWLVTMYDRKLNGILADEMGLGKTIQTIALLAHLACEKGNWGPHLIVVPTSVMLNWEMECKKWCPAFKILTYYGSQKERKMKRTGWTKPNMFHICITSYKLVIQDHQSFRRKKWKYLILDEAQNIKNFKSQRWQLLLNFQTERRLLLTGTPLQNNLMELWSLMHFLMPNVFQSHREFKEWFSNPVTGMIEGNSEYNDSIIKRLHKVLRPFLLRRLKSEVEKQMPKKYEHVVMCRLSKRQRFLYDDYMSKAKTRETLASGNLLSVINVLMQLRKVCNHPNLFEVRPTISPFQCDSIAMHIPSIVFSALQYEVFKHVNLYAMNLVLIMLEMHLSAYQCFRMRQSVKKVIPIDQGIPDALPLCPPCKLSMKVRVRDSKVEEKKDPPVVQQQVHQIRSVTGQSNVKMKVAGLQVLSQGVVKTVPLINISQAGGQVQLGTPLNVTSVLKSTDKVPSSFAQLVQTSTGKHLLLTSNANLTGSVPFTQTSAGGQKLTFLSTKQPIVTNSNSPQVTTAFVKFQLTSVTTGTTTTTSNSTATARGLGEEGLRPVNSNFLGQLYSKQNSLDVRWRKDDGRRGSSQVQEDSNPDYKKRLQLMLRINERRCSALPLYGKDFHDVIKIYKPNALYPWDGGHISCLNTLFGINLEEASAFLRDALYNPERRIEQLKEICDRFIFYVPSVKANEPQLRVWHPPPSDYWTRIEEKRRIQQIFSKPATPLHLIASAMVTQFPDPRLIQYDCGKLQTLDRLLRQLKSGSHRVLIFTQMTKMLDVLEAFLNFHGHIYLRLDGSTKVDQRQVLMERFNGDKRIFAFILSTRSGGVGVNLTGADTVIFYDSDWNPTMDAQAQDRCHRIGQTRDVHIYRLVSERTVEENILKKANQKRLLGDLAIEGGNFTTAYFKSSTIQDLFSIDQTLETAAQRMSEIVESRKEIAIVADSSSSQSEDKGAAGALENALAACEDDQDVQAAKIAKAEAVADLAEFDENIPLDQEPEKEPEVSKAEMEINNIIEKLSPIEKYAMKFIEQTESAWSAEQLAAATRQIEEQKREWELNQMAAMREEEERRQRELEEENDMITYSREDATNQVWVSDNTMEQMPMWCPPSPPQQDTDVYIDQTMAFLYDNTVMPESQLPPIYVKKEHKRRFDPGNFGMDYRRPVKLPRKEESTVHAPRSLFHSPTLLKLRRDLKLQKYRGLLRPSLTVPGKMFFSRIKCIIDYFPGKPATAKPVEQTISQSWTIHEDMALLKVIKSFQGLPLNLIVMSPGQTPNWDFVADYVNTVSVTYRSPKQCRQRYEGHLMHREEGKYNSLESVMRKKKKAAQLQKLPLPNKSRHTLRTSQLYTQDNNTTFSQTLSERFDTLKAITNKRLPTPRTVVNNPLMNKSKNTPVLNDCGIDFEHPVMPVELAARRAERIAKEKKTPEEMAKLQLLKGVTASAQHQQPQSQQVQSAPAATPTVSGTIPNVVQATVGIPTVVAVPATQAVVSQTPVAITTTTASVAAVTPVVRPQRIVASPLQTPTVVSVSGLSPAQLQAATQRLIVTAGGTPKTVTAATAAQGKQLSQAQLQIIRQAASLKNHPLRVHPGALAQGTKTSTVTIGGQQTVVQFTQAQPRTQFVRQTTVGGKTGITRPVTEVEVAQFLKKQQQLQQQKLAAGGSVTQVSNASGGTIHGLTTQVFAQAIQQAGTSGTQVATLVKAVPSSSGSAQTVTIPVSLAAPGTKALTPSLKANTAHVRQLQIQQQLLAQKKLAAVSGQKLSIATAGAKGSGVQTAQLIVGPKQAMTVQQFQQVIRTPLNVTQGPVVLTKATPRVIPVNTAQGGKQTIQVVAASSQGLGSTLRPQPGTTIAGIKLQGATNTSQQALLSQVSAALNQGVTVRQQNSPVRLQTASGQPIVAVTVQSPSQGGQSQSPNPSEQVSRFVRK
- the dom gene encoding helicase domino isoform X2, which produces MSDDTPGAGQGALPPRDGQCLRQVAERPTTMRLTQVAGGQYVLTTQQHGVPALAQLSPGNFSNVQGGVSRIISISPSRGQTSPLRPSLTNQSIVNVLTRGRVTPNVRLQFANIDGAIASTSSGVTTPTSTPTHSRPLKRPAPSSPEKKDNCSAKLQRVMNHRIVRSKFVKEKYAEHLLELFHLETGGNILDLYQYAKRPKSQAYLAYMREHGIDPKEYAEDTSLVSIPHTTPSTPSATAVSSLPGISVNNSIQEQQQISTLQTSFASTSSSLPDTSVSQKSTTSLGSCNSQEQIVEKAKQEAHVVQRINDLQKEGLWSEKRLPKLQEMPRTKAHWDFLLEEMVWLAADFAQERKWKKAAAKKCARMVQKYFQEKALAAQKAEKAQEQHLKRIAAFCAKEIKVFWSNVEKLVEYKQNTILEEKRKKALDQQLSFIVDQTEKYSQLLAEGMNRSAADLPSSNISSRPASRSHSDDEFNPETQSEEDDEETIEQEEATLENADQSAEVEALQRESQLELNDLLEDDFLRDYLLNRDNIRLSGSEDSDDDNEDKRSKKSEKESTRKSVKEKVVIEKESDSDDSDDELDSEIESDSAETQGSQTDNQSLKLLMDEESQNEGEKSKTDEKDDLINDAAAIAESIQPKGNTLSSTTVSTKVPFLLKLPLREYQHIGLDWLVTMYDRKLNGILADEMGLGKTIQTIALLAHLACEKGNWGPHLIVVPTSVMLNWEMECKKWCPAFKILTYYGSQKERKMKRTGWTKPNMFHICITSYKLVIQDHQSFRRKKWKYLILDEAQNIKNFKSQRWQLLLNFQTERRLLLTGTPLQNNLMELWSLMHFLMPNVFQSHREFKEWFSNPVTGMIEGNSEYNDSIIKRLHKVLRPFLLRRLKSEVEKQMPKKYEHVVMCRLSKRQRFLYDDYMSKAKTRETLASGNLLSVINVLMQLRKVCNHPNLFEVRPTISPFQCDSIAMHIPSIVFSALQYEVFKHVNLYAMNLVLIMLEMHLSAYQCFRMRQSVKKVIPIDQGIPDALPLCPPCKLSMKVRVRDSKVEEKKDPPVVQQQVHQIRSVTGQSNVKMKVAGLQVLSQGVVKTVPLINISQAGGQVQLGTPLNVTSVLKSTDKVPSSFAQLVQTSTGKHLLLTSNANLTGSVPFTQTSAGGQKLTFLSTKQPIVTNSNSPQVTTAFVKFQLTSVTTGTTTTTSNSTATARGLGEEGLRPVNSNFLGQLYSKQNSLDVRWRKDDGRRGSSQVQEDSNPDYKKRLQLMLRINERRCSALPLYGKDFHDVIKIYKPNALYPWDGGHISCLNTLFGINLEEASAFLRDALYNPERRIEQLKEICDRFIFYVPSVKANEPQLRVWHPPPSDYWTRIEEKRRIQQIFSKPATPLHLIASAMVTQFPDPRLIQYDCGKLQTLDRLLRQLKSGSHRVLIFTQMTKMLDVLEAFLNFHGHIYLRLDGSTKVDQRQVLMERFNGDKRIFAFILSTRSGGVGVNLTGADTVIFYDSDWNPTMDAQAQDRCHRIGQTRDVHIYRLVSERTVEENILKKANQKRLLGDLAIEGGNFTTAYFKSSTIQDLFSIDQTLETAAQRMSEIVESRKEIAIVADSSSSQSEDKGAAGALENALAACEDDQDVQAAKIAKAEAVADLAEFDENIPLDQEPEKEPEVSKAEMEINNIIEKLSPIEKYAMKFIEQTESAWSAEQLAAATRQIEEQKREWELNQMAAMREEEERRQRELEEENDMITYSREDATNQVWVSDNTMEQMPMWCPPSPPQQDTDVYIDQTMAFLYDNTVMPESQLPPIYVKKEHKRRFDPGNFGMDYRRPVKLPRKEESTVHAPRSLFHSPTLLKLRRDLKLQKYRGLLRPSLTVPGKMFFSRIKCIIDYFPGKPATAKPVEQTISQSWTIHEDMALLKVIKSFQGLPLNLIVMSPGQTPNWDFVADYVNTVSVTYRSPKQCRQRYEGHLMHREEGKYNSLESVMRKKKKAAQLQKLPLPNKSRHTLRTSQLYTQDNNTTFSQTLSERFDTLKAITNKRLPTPRTVVNNPLMNKSKNTPVLNDCGIDFEHPVMPVELAARRAERIAKEKKTPEEMAKLQLLKGVTASAQHQQPQSQQVQSAPAATPTVSGTIPNVVQATVGIPTVVAVPATQAVVSQTPVAITTTTASVAAVTPVVRPQRIVASPLQTPTVVSVSGLSPAQLQAATQRLIVTAGGTPKTVTAATAAQGKQLSQAQLQIIRQAASLKNHPLRVHPGALAQGTKTSTVTIGGQQTVVQFTQAQPRTQFVRQTTVGGKTGITRPVTEVEVAQFLKKQQQLQQQKLAAGGSVTQVSNASGGTIHGLTTQVFAQAIQQAGTSGTQVATLVKAVPSSSGSAQTVTIPVSLAAPGTKALTPSLKANTAHVRQLQIQQQLLAQKKLAAVSGQKLSIATAGAKGSGVQTAQLIVGPKQAMTVQQFQQVIRTPLNVTQGPVVLTKATPRVIPVNTAQGGKQTIQVVAASSQGLGSTLRPQPGTTIAGIKLQGATNTSQQALLSQVSAALNQGVTVRQNSPVRLQTASGQPIVAVTVQSPSQGGQSQSPNPSEQVSRFVRK